The genomic interval ATTCTTACAAGATTGTTCGGGTATGTGAACTGCCGAGGTGTGGTTTATTGTGTCGCTTACCAAGGTCAATAGTTGAAACCAAAGTTTACACTTTGGGTACAGCTTCATGGCAAGTAATCTCTTTGCTTTGCACCATATTGTCTACAGAATGTATCTGCATGTGGAGACATGCACTGGTTGATTTGGAACCGTAGAACTGATGGAGCACGCATAGTAGCTTATGCTCGCAAGCAGCtattttttcttgatattgAAACAAACCGCCTCTGGTACATGCAATGCCCTTTGCCAGAAAGCTATAAATTTCACAAGAGCCTATTCGGTTATACAGGAAACACTCTTTCTCTGAGATACTTTGGCAATCCAATTGCAGAGTTTTCAGATAACCTTATGAAGATGGCTTGTAGCGTCTATGTTACGCCACATACTACAGCTGTTTGTATTTCTCAGTAGTTTGTAATTCATCTCACTGTGCTTAGTTCATACTTTCATGTGAAGATACAATTAGCATACACTTGTCCTGTACTCTTTATTTCctgaaaaattttgttatcaagTACCTATTGTAAATTACAATGTGCAACAAAGCGTAAATCTTTTTGTACAACATAGGGTGGATGTACAACTAGTCTATGATTTCAATGACATGTAGTACAGTCAGTAAATCCTACTTTTTCACACTAAGATCAAATTCTGGATAGTTTTTCAGAGCAGCTTTCACTTTCTCTTGCAATATACTGACCATAGAACATATTacagtaaaaataatgaaaacatATAAAACATGTTTGGTTATCTATTACAAACAACCAAAGTTCTTATGTTATTAAACCaggtataaaaatttgtttaatgacAAACAAAAGTTATTTAAACCTGTTGAAATACTGCTCAGTTCAGCAGTTGACCAAAACACTTGCTGACTTTCTTGACAGATGGAGGAGTTGGTTAAAAATAGTTTGCTTCGGTTATCTGCTTGTAGCGCAGTGATTCTTGTATTGTGTTATTAAAGCCTGAAGAAAATAACCCTTTTGTACTTCTGTTCTAATTACGTTTCCCTGTTTTGATGTCGAATTTAGCTTAACAAAAcccatattatttaaaatttcctCCCCGTCTTGCTTACATCTCAAGCTATCGTGGCTATTTTGGCGAAAAATAGTTTGTTCTTGGGTACTCAAAAGAGTATAAAACCGTATAGGATTTTAACAAGAACCTCCAAAACAGTTACAATCATGCGTATACAGCAGCGCAACAGCTTTACCTTTGAACGTGGGACAGGGGATGAGGGTTGATACCTCAAGTTCAGGTGACATTATGTACTGATATAGAAAATATACAGACTACTGTTTCTTTCAACATACATGCTCCACAGCAAAATAAGCTTGCAAATTACAAGGAAATTTTGTTAGAAATAACTTGAATAGAGGTTGAATTAGTGGCAACCGGTAGATAGCAGATtgttttatacatattattcCTGATAACTTAGATTGGTCCACACTGTAGTACATAATGCATTTTGCCGTGCAATGTCATTTGCACATAGAGCAGTAATCATACTTTTCAGATAGATGTTAGCCCCACAACAAAACCACgcatataatttataaaccaCATAAATGATAAACCTATTGCCAGATGTATGAGCAACAAGATCAAACCAATCTATTGTTCATCATCGATGAGCTTAATCATGTCCACTTACACTGATTATATGTTGGCCTTACAATGATTATATGCTGGCCTTGGGAAACTTGGATATCCTACAGAAAAGTAGTGAAACTTCACGTTCTGATACTTAAAAGTTActatttcattaaaagatttaGTTGCTGAAGAGTGGATAAACCTCAGCTGCAAGTCCCACTCAATTTCCTGGGTAGAGTTCCACGAGTTCTTGTTAGTCATAGAGACCTTAGTCGTAGAGACCTAACTGATTCATCATGTCATTGAATACAATTTTCAAGTCATCAGCCATAAGCATAAAGGCATCAACATTTGTAAGTGCTTGAATGGTTCTGTTTGACTTAGGGATGTCAAATGAGAAGCGGTCTCTCAAAGCCCAGTCAATAAGTTCTTCTCCATAGAAGTCGCCATCTTGCAGAAGATCTTCTTTCCTTGTGTTTTTGCCATCATATCTTTTATGATCAGAGCTTGTTGAGCCACTTTGTATATCCTTAAAGGTGTAGGTGCGCAGTTTGCCTTGCACTACAAAGATCATCTCGTCAATTGGGTCTCCTTCACGAATCAAGTGAGTGTGCTCGGTGAAGAAAGTTGGTTTTACGCAATCGCATAGAGCATCCAATGTTACTTCATTTAGCTTCCTGAACCCTTGTACCTTgataaaaattcaagaaaaaggatgAGAATAAATCTGAGACCCAGCTATACGAGTGTGAACTAGCATTCAAGGATTAACAACTAATCTGATGGGTGAAATGccaaaaattacatttaatttctatatcCATTTCAATTTCCCAAAGCTTGGTTACTAATGGAAAGGAGCCCTAGATAGACAAAAAGAAACTCACTTTCTTTAGCAGATTCCAGCAAAGTTCGCGCTTTAGTTCTCTTCTGAGTTCATTGGGAAGATTATTGAGTAGATTTTGTACATCAATGTAATCAGTTTTTCGCCGTATGTATGACTTATATTTCTTCACCTTTTGCTGGAGATTCTTGGAGAGCTTCTGAAAGGGCTGCCATTCCTCAATCTCCCGTGGCTTCAATGTCATCTCCTTTCCTAACTTTAGATATCTCTGTTTGACAAGAAGTACGgttcataaaattcaaatttattccaTGGTTCAACTcaatcataaaaaaaactaaactgagagatttaaaaaaaaaggaaaaaagtaaaTAGCAACCTGCATATTTCCTATTAGAAGGGCAAACAACAGGAAACCAGAGCTGACAACCAAAATCACAAAGATGTTTTCCTCGACATTGCCACTTGTTTGCAGATTGTGACCTAAATTACTGCAAAAAAACAAATCCGATTATAATATATCAGAGAGTGATCTTGAAAGTTgtcaattataaatgtttgaaaGTAATGAAATTTGTATGGTAGATGACACACTTCAACAAGTGAACTGAAAATATGACCCAACTCATGGAGGGACTGCTAATAGATGAAACAGAATGAAAATTTCAGCATCCCAAAATAAGACAGGAAACTGTATCCATAacagaaaaaattaactcCACAGGCCACTCACAGTGCTGACCTAATGAGTACCACATAAGACAAAACTAAGTTGTCACATCAACAATGGTTATATGGTCCGGAAAAGTCTATACAAAGAGttacaatcactcaactaGGGTATCAATTGTACTCCCATTCGCTTTCCTTCTACATTCTCTTTCTCTAATAGTACCCGTGACCTGACATACCTTCACTCTCTCTCAAATTAACTATCTAGAAGaatgttaataaaatgaagGTATATGAAAGTTCAGGGTGAATGCTTCGGTCTGCCTAGCAGCATTAAGGAAAAACCACAAGCCACTTGAGTAGAGCACTCAGAACAGAATAAATGAATAGGCAGCAGATAATTGCACAATAAAACTGGAAATGGATCATcaagaataaaatttcttgGTATATTGGCTTGGCTCAGTAAGTGTAAAAGAAACAGCAATTGCTTTGGCACAAACCAATAATCTTAAGATAAGAAAGATACATCACCAATGACAAATAGAGAAAACCACATCATCCCACCTGCCACCAACAAGAATAGTATCACCCATGCACAAACCTGAGATTTTGCAGGCCCCATATAAAACAATGTAAAATCTTTTGCAGAAAGTTTTTCCCCTCCAGTATACCAGACTCAAGAGCACCATGGAATATTCCAAAATCATGGATTGTCGCATTTCGCGTCTTCATTGGGCagaattcatttaaaaatgtatAGTCTTCTAAATTGTCATGACAATTAAAAGAACAATGGCTCCGTCCAGTATAATTTATGCAGGCTTTCGTCCAGCATTCAGTTTGTCTTTCTATAGCCATAAAATACCATAAGCCTCCAAATACCTAAAAGTACCAGCAAGTCAGTTGTTGAACAATAAGATGTGTTCAGGTGAGAGAAAGCTTGAGAAATAATTGTACGTGTAATGATATCGAAATTTCAAGGTAAATACTTACATTAGCAGCTTGCAGGTAAACGAAAAGATTGAATGCAAATCTGGCCCATGTAGCTGTAGCATGTTTGCGTAAACTCCTCATAGCTGTTGAAAACAATGCATAGATTCTTATAATCCTTGCCACATATTGGATGAAAACAACATGCTTAAAAGACCTCACTGAATCCACAAATTTTGGGGCGCCCATAGTTTCAATGAGAAGAGTTCCCGCCATCTGCATTGAACAAAGCAAACCTAAAATGTTAATAGAAACCAAGATAACcatctatatatttattagtaatagttaaaaataacTGTAGAAGAATCTATCTCACCTGTGTAATGGGAAGGAAGATTAGAAAGTCAAATATGATGAAGCACCATTGATTTTTGTGTGAGTTCTCTCCAATATGCATCAAATAACTAGCAAACGGAACGCAAACAATGATAAGCACATGAATGACAAGAAGAACAGAGCTGAGCACATTAACAATGTCCAACAATTGGTAGTGCAAATCAAGGcactttttcaaattattgatCACAGGAAGGTAGAAAAACAAAGGATCGACTGATATTACAGTCACAACCAATATCATTTGCATCCAATCAAAGTACGGCCACCgtaggaaaatatttttcattttgtagaGTAATCTTTTGACATTGGATGTTGTCAACTCTGTAAAGCCACTAGGTTCATAAATTTCGAGAGCAGAAGATGGATCTCTTTTAGACTTCCCGGAAATTGAAGCGCCACTAGGTTCATAAATTTTGAGAGCAGAAGATGGATCTCTTTGAGACTTCTTGGAAATTGAAGAGCCACTAGGTTCATTAATTTCGAGAGCAGAAGATGGATCTCTTTGAGACTTCCCGGAAATTGAAGAGCCACTAGGTTCATCCATTTTGAGACCAAAAGATGGATCTCTTTGAGACTTCTCGGAAAATGAAGAGCCACTAGGTTCATAAATTTCGAGAGCAGAAGACGGATCTCTTTGAGACTTCGCGGAAATTGAAGAGCCACTAGGTTCATCAATTTCGAGAGCAGAAGATGGATCTCTCTGAGACTTCCCAGAAATTGAAGAGCCACTAGGTTCATCAATTTCAAGAGCAGAAGATGAATCTCTTTGAAACTTCCTGGAAATTGAAGAGCCACTAGGTTCATAAATTTCGAGAGCAGAAGATGAATCTCTTTGAGACTTCCCGGAAATTGAAGAGCCACTAGGTTCATAAATTTCGAAAGCAGAATATGGATCTCTTGTAACCACTTTCGCCACACTGAACAAAACGCAAGTAGTTCAAAGATCagttcttaaaataaataaagcctatttttgttatatattaATGGAATGCAAggacaataatttatatttcggCGATCCATCCTAAGGGGAC from Citrus sinensis cultivar Valencia sweet orange chromosome 9, DVS_A1.0, whole genome shotgun sequence carries:
- the LOC102627720 gene encoding uncharacterized protein LOC102627720 isoform X5; its protein translation is MPDMLTFLRQWPYFDWMKIIFSVIEIQVEALYFYAPVINDERKCFDMHQQFLENAFVLGFFLICIHMVIFLSYKNPLGFVINFLIYYSILAMAGIILLEKQGYPIFFDPMKYFKILLCIRYLARIISIYSLFSKAVRSSTELSEAKWVKIAVNLYLYLQAANVFGGLWYFMAIERVTECWTKACINHTGQHCHFSCRVNLEEDRTYINGFCPTKIRNTTIHDFGIFHGALESGIVEGTSILQKLLHCFVWGLQNLSNLGHDLQSGSDVWENIFVILVVSSGFLFFALLIGNMQIYLQSRTVRLKEMTVKPREIEEWKPFQNLSANLQQEMKKYKPYIRRKTNHIDIENLLNNIPKELGKKIKRELCWHLLKKVHEFRMLKEETLDALCDCVKPTFFTEHAHIIREGDPIDELIFVMQGNLWTYSFNDLTNGSTRKRDHLEDSDFYGAELVDWALRDCSLFEFSKSTKTIEALTNIEAFTLMADDLKIVFNEKMNQAALVIQLAWRHYTRRKFRFPKRRPSPLYVPLRDKVKEKTPIPQRSKVKEKTPLPQQDKVKVMTPVPQRSKVKEKTPVPQRSKVKEKTPVPQQSKVNEKTPLPQRGKVNKRTLPPKRFSVKIKIIGTLLRSVAKVVTRDPYSAFEIYEPSGSSISGKSQRDSSSALEIYEPSGSSISRKFQRDSSSALEIDEPSGSSISAKSQRDPSSALEIYEPSGSSFSEKSQRDPSFGLKMDEPSGSSISGKSQRDPSSALEINEPSGSSISKKSQRDPSSALKIYEPSGASISGKSKRDPSSALEIYEPSGFTELTTSNVKRLLYKMKNIFLRWPYFDWMQMILVVTVISVDPLFFYLPVINNLKKCLDLHYQLLDIVNVLSSVLLVIHVLIIVCVPFASYLMHIGENSHKNQWCFIIFDFLIFLPITQMAGTLLIETMGAPKFVDSVRSFKHVVFIQYVARIIRIYALFSTAMRSLRKHATATWARFAFNLFVYLQAANVFGGLWYFMAIERQTECWTKACINYTGRSHCSFNCHDNLEDYTFLNEFCPMKTRNATIHDFGIFHGALESGILEGKNFLQKILHCFIWGLQNLSNLGHNLQTSGNVEENIFVILVVSSGFLLFALLIGNMQRYLKLGKEMTLKPREIEEWQPFQKLSKNLQQKVKKYKSYIRRKTDYIDVQNLLNNLPNELRRELKRELCWNLLKKVQGFRKLNEVTLDALCDCVKPTFFTEHTHLIREGDPIDEMIFVVQGKLRTYTFKDIQSGSTSSDHKRYDGKNTRKEDLLQDGDFYGEELIDWALRDRFSFDIPKSNRTIQALTNVDAFMLMADDLKIVFNDMMNQLGLYD
- the LOC102627720 gene encoding uncharacterized protein LOC102627720 isoform X10: MPDMLTFLRQWPYFDWMKIIFSVIEIQVEALYFYAPVINDERKCFDMHQQFLENAFVLGFFLICIHMVIFLSYKNPLGFVINFLIYYSILAMAGIILLEKQGYPIFFDPMKYFKILLCIRYLARIISIYSLFSKAVRSSTELSEAKWVKIAVNLYLYLQAANVFGGLWYFMAIERVTECWTKACINHTGQHCHFSCRVNLEEDRTYINGFCPTKIRNTTIHDFGIFHGALESGIVEGTSILQKLLHCFVWGLQNLSNLGHDLQSGSDVWENIFVILVVSSGFLFFALLIGNMQIYLQSRTVRLKEMTVKPREIEEWKPFQNLSANLQQEMKKYKPYIRRKTNHIDIENLLNNIPKELGKKIKRELCWHLLKKVHEFRMLKEETLDALCDCVKPTFFTEHAHIIREGDPIDELIFVMQGNLWTYSFNDLTNGSTRKRDHLEDSDFYGAELVDWALRDCSLFEFSKSTKTIEALTNIEAFTLMADDLKIVFNEKMNQAALVIQLAWRHYTRRKFRFPKRRPSPLYVPLRDKVKEKTPIPQRSKVKEKTPLPQQDKVKVMTPVPQRSKVKEKTPVPQRSKVKEKTPVPQQSKVNEKTPLPQRGKVNKRTLPPKRFSVKIKIIGTLLRSVAKVVTRDPYSAFEIYEPSGSSISGKSQRDSSSALEIYEPSGSSISRKFQRDSSSALEIDEPSGSSISGKSQRDPSSALEIDEPSGSSISAKSQRDPSSALEIYEPSGSSISGKSQRDPSSALEINEPSGASISGKSKRDPSSALEIYEPSGFTELTTSNVKRLLYKMKNIFLRWPYFDWMQMILVVTVISVDPLFFYLPVINNLKKCLDLHYQLLDIVNVLSSVLLVIHVLIIVCVPFASYLMHIGENSHKNQWCFIIFDFLIFLPITQMAGTLLIETMGAPKFVDSVRSFKHVVFIQYVARIIRIYALFSTAMRSLRKHATATWARFAFNLFVYLQAANVFGGLWYFMAIERQTECWTKACINYTGRSHCSFNCHDNLEDYTFLNEFCPMKTRNATIHDFGIFHGALESGILEGKNFLQKILHCFIWGLQNLSNLGHNLQTSGNVEENIFVILVVSSGFLLFALLIGNMQRYLKLGKEMTLKPREIEEWQPFQKLSKNLQQKVKKYKSYIRRKTDYIDVQNLLNNLPNELRRELKRELCWNLLKKVQGFRKLNEVTLDALCDCVKPTFFTEHTHLIREGDPIDEMIFVVQGKLRTYTFKDIQSGSTSSDHKRYDGKNTRKEDLLQDGDFYGEELIDWALRDRFSFDIPKSNRTIQALTNVDAFMLMADDLKIVFNDMMNQLGLYD
- the LOC102627720 gene encoding uncharacterized protein LOC102627720 isoform X4, with the protein product MPDMLTFLRQWPYFDWMKIIFSVIEIQVEALYFYAPVINDERKCFDMHQQFLENAFVLGFFLICIHMVIFLSYKNPLGFVINFLIYYSILAMAGIILLEKQGYPIFFDPMKYFKILLCIRYLARIISIYSLFSKAVRSSTELSEAKWVKIAVNLYLYLQAANVFGGLWYFMAIERVTECWTKACINHTGQHCHFSCRVNLEEDRTYINGFCPTKIRNTTIHDFGIFHGALESGIVEGTSILQKLLHCFVWGLQNLSNLGHDLQSGSDVWENIFVILVVSSGFLFFALLIGNMQIYLQSRTVRLKEMTVKPREIEEWKPFQNLSANLQQEMKKYKPYIRRKTNHIDIENLLNNIPKELGKKIKRELCWHLLKKVHEFRMLKEETLDALCDCVKPTFFTEHAHIIREGDPIDELIFVMQGNLWTYSFNDLTNGSTRKRDHLEDSDFYGAELVDWALRDCSLFEFSKSTKTIEALTNIEAFTLMADDLKIVFNEKMNQAALVIQLAWRHYTRRKFRFPKRRPSPLYVPLRDKVKEKTPIPQRSKVKEKTPLPQQDKVKVMTPVPQRSKVKEKTPVPQRSKVKEKTPVPQQSKVNEKTPLPQRGKVNKRTLPPKRFSVKIKIIGTLLRSVAKVVTRDPYSAFEIYEPSGSSISGKSQRDSSSALEIYEPSGSSISRKFQRDSSSALEIDEPSGSSISGKSQRDPSSALEIDEPSGSSISAKSQRDPSSALEIYEPSGSSISGKSQRDPSSALEINEPSGSSISKKSQRDPSSALKIYEPSGASISGKSKRDPSSALEIYEPSGFTELTTSNVKRLLYKMKNIFLRWPYFDWMQMILVVTVISVDPLFFYLPVINNLKKCLDLHYQLLDIVNVLSSVLLVIHVLIIVCVPFASYLMHIGENSHKNQWCFIIFDFLIFLPITQMAGTLLIETMGAPKFVDSVRSFKHVVFIQYVARIIRIYALFSTAMRSLRKHATATWARFAFNLFVYLQAANVFGGLWYFMAIERQTECWTKACINYTGRSHCSFNCHDNLEDYTFLNEFCPMKTRNATIHDFGIFHGALESGILEGKNFLQKILHCFIWGLQNLSNLGHNLQTSGNVEENIFVILVVSSGFLLFALLIGNMQRYLKLGKEMTLKPREIEEWQPFQKLSKNLQQKVKKYKSYIRRKTDYIDVQNLLNNLPNELRRELKRELCWNLLKKVQGFRKLNEVTLDALCDCVKPTFFTEHTHLIREGDPIDEMIFVVQGKLRTYTFKDIQSGSTSSDHKRYDGKNTRKEDLLQDGDFYGEELIDWALRDRFSFDIPKSNRTIQALTNVDAFMLMADDLKIVFNDMMNQLGLYD
- the LOC102627720 gene encoding uncharacterized protein LOC102627720 isoform X3 — its product is MPDMLTFLRQWPYFDWMKIIFSVIEIQVEALYFYAPVINDERKCFDMHQQFLENAFVLGFFLICIHMVIFLSYKNPLGFVINFLIYYSILAMAGIILLEKQGYPIFFDPMKYFKILLCIRYLARIISIYSLFSKAVRSSTELSEAKWVKIAVNLYLYLQAANVFGGLWYFMAIERVTECWTKACINHTGQHCHFSCRVNLEEDRTYINGFCPTKIRNTTIHDFGIFHGALESGIVEGTSILQKLLHCFVWGLQNLSNLGHDLQSGSDVWENIFVILVVSSGFLFFALLIGNMQIYLQSRTVRLKEMTVKPREIEEWKPFQNLSANLQQEMKKYKPYIRRKTNHIDIENLLNNIPKELGKKIKRELCWHLLKKVHEFRMLKEETLDALCDCVKPTFFTEHAHIIREGDPIDELIFVMQGNLWTYSFNDLTNGSTRKRDHLEDSDFYGAELVDWALRDCSLFEFSKSTKTIEALTNIEAFTLMADDLKIVFNEKMNQAALVIQLAWRHYTRRKFRFPKRRPSPLYVPLRDKVKEKTPIPQRSKVKEKTPLPQQDKVKVMTPVPQRSKVKEKTPVPQQSKVNEKTPLPQRGKVNKRTLPPKRFSVKIKIIGTLLRSVAKVVTRDPYSAFEIYEPSGSSISGKSQRDSSSALEIYEPSGSSISRKFQRDSSSALEIDEPSGSSISGKSQRDPSSALEIDEPSGSSISAKSQRDPSSALEIYEPSGSSFSEKSQRDPSFGLKMDEPSGSSISGKSQRDPSSALEINEPSGSSISKKSQRDPSSALKIYEPSGASISGKSKRDPSSALEIYEPSGFTELTTSNVKRLLYKMKNIFLRWPYFDWMQMILVVTVISVDPLFFYLPVINNLKKCLDLHYQLLDIVNVLSSVLLVIHVLIIVCVPFASYLMHIGENSHKNQWCFIIFDFLIFLPITQMAGTLLIETMGAPKFVDSVRSFKHVVFIQYVARIIRIYALFSTAMRSLRKHATATWARFAFNLFVYLQAANVFGGLWYFMAIERQTECWTKACINYTGRSHCSFNCHDNLEDYTFLNEFCPMKTRNATIHDFGIFHGALESGILEGKNFLQKILHCFIWGLQNLSNLGHNLQTSGNVEENIFVILVVSSGFLLFALLIGNMQRYLKLGKEMTLKPREIEEWQPFQKLSKNLQQKVKKYKSYIRRKTDYIDVQNLLNNLPNELRRELKRELCWNLLKKVQGFRKLNEVTLDALCDCVKPTFFTEHTHLIREGDPIDEMIFVVQGKLRTYTFKDIQSGSTSSDHKRYDGKNTRKEDLLQDGDFYGEELIDWALRDRFSFDIPKSNRTIQALTNVDAFMLMADDLKIVFNDMMNQLGLYD
- the LOC102627720 gene encoding cyclic nucleotide-gated ion channel 1-like isoform X21, with amino-acid sequence MQIYLQSRTVRLKEMTVKPREIEEWKPFQNLSANLQQEMKKYKPYIRRKTNHIDIENLLNNIPKELGKKIKRELCWHLLKKVHEFRMLKEETLDALCDCVKPTFFTEHAHIIREGDPIDELIFVMQGNLWTYSFNDLTNGSTRKRDHLEDSDFYGAELVDWALRDCSLFEFSKSTKTIEALTNIEAFTLMADDLKIVFNEKMNQAALVIQLAWRHYTRRKFRFPKRRPSPLYVPLRDKVKEKTPIPQRSKVKEKTPLPQQDKVKVMTPVPQRSKVKEKTPVPQRSKVKEKTPVPQQSKVNEKTPLPQRGKVNKRTLPPKRFSVKIKIIGTLLRSVAKVVTRDPYSAFEIYEPSGSSISGKSQRDSSSALEIYEPSGSSISRKFQRDSSSALEIDEPSGSSISGKSQRDPSSALEIDEPSGSSISAKSQRDPSSALEIYEPSGSSFSEKSQRDPSFGLKMDEPSGSSISGKSQRDPSSALEINEPSGSSISKKSQRDPSSALKIYEPSGASISGKSKRDPSSALEIYEPSGFTELTTSNVKRLLYKMKNIFLRWPYFDWMQMILVVTVISVDPLFFYLPVINNLKKCLDLHYQLLDIVNVLSSVLLVIHVLIIVCVPFASYLMHIGENSHKNQWCFIIFDFLIFLPITQMAGTLLIETMGAPKFVDSVRSFKHVVFIQYVARIIRIYALFSTAMRSLRKHATATWARFAFNLFVYLQAANVFGGLWYFMAIERQTECWTKACINYTGRSHCSFNCHDNLEDYTFLNEFCPMKTRNATIHDFGIFHGALESGILEGKNFLQKILHCFIWGLQNLSNLGHNLQTSGNVEENIFVILVVSSGFLLFALLIGNMQRYLKLGKEMTLKPREIEEWQPFQKLSKNLQQKVKKYKSYIRRKTDYIDVQNLLNNLPNELRRELKRELCWNLLKKVQGFRKLNEVTLDALCDCVKPTFFTEHTHLIREGDPIDEMIFVVQGKLRTYTFKDIQSGSTSSDHKRYDGKNTRKEDLLQDGDFYGEELIDWALRDRFSFDIPKSNRTIQALTNVDAFMLMADDLKIVFNDMMNQLGLYD
- the LOC102627720 gene encoding uncharacterized protein LOC102627720 isoform X14, which encodes MPDMLTFLRQWPYFDWMKIIFSVIEIQVEALYFYAPVINDERKCFDMHQQFLENAFVLGFFLICIHMVIFLSYKNPLGFVINFLIYYSILAMAGIILLEKQGYPIFFDPMKYFKILLCIRYLARIISIYSLFSKAVRSSTELSEAKWVKIAVNLYLYLQAANVFGGLWYFMAIERVTECWTKACINHTGQHCHFSCRVNLEEDRTYINGFCPTKIRNTTIHDFGIFHGALESGIVEGTSILQKLLHCFVWGLQNLSNLGHDLQSGSDVWENIFVILVVSSGFLFFALLIGNMQIYLQSRTVRLKEMTVKPREIEEWKPFQNLSANLQQEMKKYKPYIRRKTNHIDIENLLNNIPKELGKKIKRELCWHLLKKVHEFRMLKEETLDALCDCVKPTFFTEHAHIIREGDPIDELIFVMQGNLWTYSFNDLTNGSTRKRDHLEDSDFYGAELVDWALRDCSLFEFSKSTKTIEALTNIEAFTLMADDLKIVFNEKMNQAALVIQLAWRHYTRRKFRFPKRRPSPLYVPLRDKVKEKTPIPQRSKVKEKTPLPQQDKVKVMTPVPQRSKVKEKTPVPQRSKVKEKTPVPQQSKVNEKTPLPQRGKVNKRTLPPKRFSVKIKIIGTLLRSVAKVVTRDPYSAFEIYEPSGSSISGKSQRDSSSALEIYEPSGSSISRKFQRDSSSALEIDEPSGSSISGKSQRDPSSALEIDEPSGSSISGKSQRDPSSALEINEPSGASISGKSKRDPSSALEIYEPSGFTELTTSNVKRLLYKMKNIFLRWPYFDWMQMILVVTVISVDPLFFYLPVINNLKKCLDLHYQLLDIVNVLSSVLLVIHVLIIVCVPFASYLMHIGENSHKNQWCFIIFDFLIFLPITQMAGTLLIETMGAPKFVDSVRSFKHVVFIQYVARIIRIYALFSTAMRSLRKHATATWARFAFNLFVYLQAANVFGGLWYFMAIERQTECWTKACINYTGRSHCSFNCHDNLEDYTFLNEFCPMKTRNATIHDFGIFHGALESGILEGKNFLQKILHCFIWGLQNLSNLGHNLQTSGNVEENIFVILVVSSGFLLFALLIGNMQRYLKLGKEMTLKPREIEEWQPFQKLSKNLQQKVKKYKSYIRRKTDYIDVQNLLNNLPNELRRELKRELCWNLLKKVQGFRKLNEVTLDALCDCVKPTFFTEHTHLIREGDPIDEMIFVVQGKLRTYTFKDIQSGSTSSDHKRYDGKNTRKEDLLQDGDFYGEELIDWALRDRFSFDIPKSNRTIQALTNVDAFMLMADDLKIVFNDMMNQLGLYD
- the LOC102627720 gene encoding uncharacterized protein LOC102627720 isoform X13 yields the protein MPDMLTFLRQWPYFDWMKIIFSVIEIQVEALYFYAPVINDERKCFDMHQQFLENAFVLGFFLICIHMVIFLSYKNPLGFVINFLIYYSILAMAGIILLEKQGYPIFFDPMKYFKILLCIRYLARIISIYSLFSKAVRSSTELSEAKWVKIAVNLYLYLQAANVFGGLWYFMAIERVTECWTKACINHTGQHCHFSCRVNLEEDRTYINGFCPTKIRNTTIHDFGIFHGALESGIVEGTSILQKLLHCFVWGLQNLSNLGHDLQSGSDVWENIFVILVVSSGFLFFALLIGNMQIYLQSRTVRLKEMTVKPREIEEWKPFQNLSANLQQEMKKYKPYIRRKTNHIDIENLLNNIPKELGKKIKRELCWHLLKKVHEFRMLKEETLDALCDCVKPTFFTEHAHIIREGDPIDELIFVMQGNLWTYSFNDLTNGSTRKRDHLEDSDFYGAELVDWALRDCSLFEFSKSTKTIEALTNIEAFTLMADDLKIVFNEKMNQAALVIQLAWRHYTRRKFRFPKRRPSPLYVPLRDKVKEKTPIPQRSKVKEKTPLPQQDKVKVMTPVPQRSKVKEKTPVPQRSKVKEKTPVPQQSKVNEKTPLPQRGKVNKRTLPPKRFSVKIKIIGTLLRSVAKVVTRDPYSAFEIYEPSGSSISGKSQRDSSSALEIYEPSGSSISRKFQRDSSSALEIDEPSGSSISGKSQRDPSSALEIDEPSGSSISKKSQRDPSSALKIYEPSGASISGKSKRDPSSALEIYEPSGFTELTTSNVKRLLYKMKNIFLRWPYFDWMQMILVVTVISVDPLFFYLPVINNLKKCLDLHYQLLDIVNVLSSVLLVIHVLIIVCVPFASYLMHIGENSHKNQWCFIIFDFLIFLPITQMAGTLLIETMGAPKFVDSVRSFKHVVFIQYVARIIRIYALFSTAMRSLRKHATATWARFAFNLFVYLQAANVFGGLWYFMAIERQTECWTKACINYTGRSHCSFNCHDNLEDYTFLNEFCPMKTRNATIHDFGIFHGALESGILEGKNFLQKILHCFIWGLQNLSNLGHNLQTSGNVEENIFVILVVSSGFLLFALLIGNMQRYLKLGKEMTLKPREIEEWQPFQKLSKNLQQKVKKYKSYIRRKTDYIDVQNLLNNLPNELRRELKRELCWNLLKKVQGFRKLNEVTLDALCDCVKPTFFTEHTHLIREGDPIDEMIFVVQGKLRTYTFKDIQSGSTSSDHKRYDGKNTRKEDLLQDGDFYGEELIDWALRDRFSFDIPKSNRTIQALTNVDAFMLMADDLKIVFNDMMNQLGLYD